In Serinicoccus marinus DSM 15273, the genomic stretch GGCCCGGGCCAGCGGTACGGGCCGGGCGATCGCCCAGTTCTTGGGCCCGAGCTCGCCGATCACCATCTGCAGGACGGTGGAGAAGACCAGCGTGCCGATGGAGAACAGCGAGATCATCGCTGCCCGCGCCAGCCAGCCGGCGTCGGCATACGAGTCGGTCAGACCGCGCACCAGGAGCGCCTCACCGAGATAACCCACCATGAGCGCGGTGACGGTGATGCCGAACTGCGCCCCGGAGAGGGTGAAGGACAGGCGGGAGGTGACCTTGAGCGCCCGCTGCGCGGCGGCGTCCCCCTCGTCGGCGAGGTGGCGCAGCCGGCCCCGGTCCACGCTGACGTAGGCGAACTCCTGGGCCACGAAGTAGCCGGTCATGAGGGTGAGGACGACGATGACGGCGATGCCGCCGAGGATCAGCATGTGGCGCCCCCCGCGCCTTCGGGCAGCCGGACGAGGTCGTCGTCCGGCCGGGGACTCGGAGGTTGCGCGTCGGCGCAGGGTCGATCCATGCCGCCCAGTGTACGACCGCCGGTAGGGTCGGCCCGTGTCCTCGCCCACCACGCCCGCCCGCCGCGGCGCCGGGGATGCTGGCGTGCTGGGCTGGGTGGCGGCCGGGGGAGCGGTCGGCGCCCTGCTGCGGTGGGCCCTGGAGCTGCTCACCCCCGTCGGTGCCGTCCTGCCGTGGTCCACCCTGCTGGTCAACGTGCTCGGCAGCGCGGCGCTCGCCTGGCTGCTGGTCCGCGACGAGCGGCGCCCGGGTCCGGTCTGGCTGCGACCCGGGGTCGGGACCGGGCTGCTGGGTGGTTTCACGACCTTCTCGACGTATGCCGTCCAGGTGGCCCTCGCGACCGGCGTCGCCCCGGCGACCGCGGCCGCCTACCTGCTCGGGACCCCGGTGCTGTGCGTCGTCGCGGCGGCGCTCGGCGGTGGCGCCGCACTCCGGTGGGCACGGTGAGCACGGGTCTGCCCGCGCTGGCGGCCCTGGTCTGCGTCGCGCTCGGCGGGGCGTCGGGTGCCCTGCTCCGGCACCTGGCGACGGTGTCGCGCCTCGGGGGGCCGGGCGGCACGCTCCTCGTCAACGTCGTCGGCTCCTTCCTGCTGGGCGTGCTGGCAGGGGTGGCCGAGGCGCTGCCCGCCTGGCTGTTCCTGCTCCTCGGCACCGGCCTCGCCGGTGCCCTCACCACCTGGAGCGCCCTGGCGGTGCACACCTGGAGGCTGGGGCAGGACTCGTGGCGGCGAGGCGCGGCATACCTCACGCTGACCCTCGGGCTCGGGGTGACGGCCGCGGCGCTCGGCCTCGCGCTCGCCTGGTCGTAGCCGTCGCCTGAGGGGCGATGAGGCAGGAGCGCCGAGCCGACACGGTGCCTCGGCTCCGGGGGACTGTCGGTGCGCTCTCCTACGGTGGAGGCACGACGCGACAGCTGAGCACGGCGACCGGCGAGAGGAGGCGGGCGGATGGTGCGGTTCCTGCACACGGCGGACTGGCAGATCGGCATGACCCGCCGGTTCCTCGAGCCCGAGGCGCAGTCGCGGTTCACCGCGGCGCGCACCGACGCGATCCGCCGGCTGGGGCGTGTCGCGCAGCAGGAGGGCTGCTCCTTCGTCGTCGTGAGCGGTGACGTCTTCGAGAGCAACCACCTCACCGGGCAGACGGTGCGGCGGGCGCTGGACGCCCTGCGCACCGTGCCGGTGCCGGTCTACCTGCTGCCCGGCAACCACGACCCGCTGGACGCCGCCTCGGTCTTCACCTCGGCACTCTTCCTCGCGGAGCGGCCCGGGCACGTCCACGTGCTGGACCGTGCCGGCCTGCACGAGGTGGGCGACGGTGTGGAGCTGGTCGCGGCGCCCTGGGAGAGCAAGCACCCCGGGCGGGACCTGGTGGCCGAGGCCCTCGCGGCACTGCCCGCCGGCGCCGCGCCGGAGGGCGTCACCCGGGTGCTCGTCGGCCACGGCGGCGGGGTGCTCGTCGGCCACGGCGGCGTGGACACCTTCGACCCGGAGTGGCGCGACCACGCCACGATCGCCACCGCGCCCCTGGTGCGGGCCCTGGACAGCGGCCAGGTCCACTACGTCGCGCTCGGTGACCGGCACTCGCGCACCGAGGTCGCCGGTCGCCCGGACCTGACGTATGCCGGGACCCCCGAGCCCACCCGGGAGACCGAGGTGGCGCCCGGGGAGGTGCTCGTCGTGGAGGTCGACCCGGACGCCCCGGCGGGGGAGCGGGTCCGGACGACGCCGCACCACGTGGGCACCTGGAGCTTCACCGTGCTGGACCGTGAGGTCGACTCCGCCGACGACGTCGCCGCGCTGGACGGCGAGCTGGCGGCGCTGACCGACCCGGACCGCCGCGTCGTCTTCCTCAACCTGCGGGGGATGCTCGGCGTGGCGGAGCACGCACGCCTGGAGCAGGTGCGGCAACGGCACCGCGACCGCCTGGGTGCGCTGGTCGAGCGGGAGCAGCACCACGACGTCGTGGTCGTGGCCGACGACGATGCCGCCTGGGACGAGCTGGAGCTCGGCGGCTTCCTCGGCTCGGCTGTCGCGGAGATCCGGGGAACGGCGCAGCAACCCGGCACGGCGGCCTCACCGGTGCTCGCGACCGTGGAGACCGATCTGACCGGGCGGACGGCCCACCCCTTCGTGGCCGGTCGCCCCGATGACGAGCAGAGCGCGCGGGACGCGCTCGCCCTGCTCTACCGCCTGAGCGGGAGCGGGTCGTGAGGCTGCACCGGATCACCCTGCGGGACGTCCGCGGCGTCGCCGAGCGCACCGTGCACCTTCCCGAGAGCGGTGTCGTCGTGGTCGAGGGGCCCAACGAGGTCGGCAAGACGACCCTGCTCGAGGCCTTCGACCGGCTGCTGGAGCTCAAGGCGACGTCCAGGAGCGCGCGGGCGCAGGCGCTGCAGCCGATCGGGCGTGACGTCGGGCCCTTCGTCGAGGCCGAGTTCACCCTCGACGGTCAGCGGCTGCGGCTCGCCAAGCGGTGGCTGCGCTCCCCGATGACCGAGCTGGAGGTGCTCTCCGGGCGTCCGGAGCAGCTGACCGGGTCGGCGGCCCAGCAGCGGCTCGAGGCGCTGCTGCGCGGGTGCCTGGACACCACGTTGTGGGAGGCGCTGCGCCTGACCCAGTCCGGGGACGGGACGGTGCAGCCGCTCGTGTCCAGCGGCGTGCTGCGCGAGGCGCTGGACACTGCTGCCGACGCCCATCTGCACGGGGGTGACGGTGAGCGGGTGCTGGACCTCGTGGAGGAGGAGTACCTCCGCTACTTCACCGAGCGCACCGGTCGACCGACCGGCGCCTACAAGGCCGCCATCGCCGAGCATGCCCGGGCCCAGACCGACGTGGCCGAGGCGCACCGGCGGCTGGCCGAGGCGGAGGAGCTGCTGGAGCGCCAGGCCGCCGCCCGGACGGTCGTGGACGGCCTGGTCGAGCAGGTGCGCGCTGCCCGTGCGGCGCTCACCACGGCGCGGGCGGAGGCCGCCGGCATCACCTCGCTGGTCGCCGCGCACGAGGCGGCTGCCTCCCGGCTGGGTGAGGCCGGAGAGCGGGCTCGGACCGCCGCGACCGACGTGGAGCGGCGCAGCGCCCAGGTGCGGGAGGTGGAGGAGTCCGCGCGGACTCTCGGCCGGCACGAGCGGCAGGTCGGCGAGCTGGCCGAGGCGGCGCAGGGGCTGCTCGCCGTGCTCGAGCCGGCGCAGCAGGCCGCCCACCGGGCCGAGACCGACGTGGAGAGCGCCGAGCAACGGCTCGAGCAGGCCCGCGACGACCTGGACGGGGCGGAGCAGCACGAGCAGGTCACGCGGCTGGAGGGTGTCCTCGCCGAGGTCGAGCGGCAGGCCCTCCTGGTCGAGGAAGCGCGAGAAGCGCTGCCCGAGCGGGCGGTGACCCCGGAGCAGGTCCGAGACGTCGAGGCCAGGGTCCACGAGCTGGAGGTCCAGCGGGCGCGTCACGAGGCGGCCAGCCCACGCGTCGTCGTCCGCGCGCTCGGGGAGGCCCAGGATGTGACCGTGCGGGGGGCGGGGGCCGGCCACGAGGCGGTGTCGCCTGGTCGGGAGCGATCCTTCGTCGCGACCGAGGACCTCCGGGTCGAGGTGCCCGGCGCGGTCGAGATCGTCGTGCAGGGTGCTGCTGACTCGACCGAGCGGATGGCCGCGCTCGACCGGGCCCGGCAGGATCTCGCTGCGGCCCTGGCCGACGCCGGGTGCGACGACCTCGACGAGATGCGGGACGCGGCGCAGTCGGCCCAGACCGCGCAGGCGGCGTGGCGCGAGGCACGCCGCGACCTCGTCTCCCTCCTGCAGGTGCACGGCGCCGAGGCGGACCTGCCGCAGGTCGAGGCCGGGGCCGCCCCGCCGACCCTCCTCGCCCGGCTCGAGGAGGCGCGGCGACGGCTGAGTCAGCTGTCCACCGACGTGCGGGAGCGGCCGATGGCCGACGTCGACGCGGCGCGCGACGCGGAGCGGTTGGCCGGCACCCGGTTGCGGGAGGCCCGCGAGGCACGCCGGGCCGCCCGCGCCAGGCTGGACGAGCGGCAGGAGGAGGCCCGCCGGACGCAGGCCGAGCTGGACCGCCTCACCGGCAGGGTGGAGGGAGAGCGCGCCCGGCACGAGCAGGCCCGGGCCGCGCTCGCCGGCGCGCGCGAGAGCGCCGGCGACGAGGAGCTGGCCGCGACGACCGCGCTGCGGGCCGCAGAGCTCGACGAGGCGCAGGACGCGGAGATCACGGCGTCGGCGGCCCTCACCGCGGCCGACGCCGACGGCGTCATGGCCGCGCTCGCGGCGGCCGAGAGCTCTGCGACCCGGAGCCAGGACGAGCTGGAGCAGGCGCGGGCACGGCTGCACACCCTCACCGGGCAGGTCGAGCTCGCCGCCAGCGAGGGACGCCAGGAGCTCTACGACCTCGCGGTGTCGGACCTCGACGACGCCGAGCGCCGGGTCGGCGCGCTGGATCGCCGGGCGCGGGCGGCGCGGCACCTGCGGACCACGCTGCACCAGCACCGTGATGCCGCGCACCGGGCCTACGTCCGCCCGTTCACCGCGGCCCTGGAGCGGCTCGGGCGCCGGGTCTACGGCCCCACCTTGGGTGTCACCGTCGACGATCAGCTCAGCGTGGTGGAGCGGACCCTCCACGGCACCACCGTCCCCCACGACCAGCTCTCCGGCGGCGCCAAGGAGCAGCTCGGCATCCTGGCCCGCCTGGCGGTCGCGCAACTGGTCGACCCCGCACGCGGGGTGCCCGTCGTCATCGACGACGCCCTCGGCTGGACCGACCCGGAGCGGCTGGAGCAGATGAGCCAGGTCCTCGCCGGGGATCCGGTGGGCGAGGCGGACGTGCAGGTCGTCCTGCTCACCTGCACCCCGGACCGGTATGCCTCGATCCCCGGCGCCCGGACCGTGCACCTGGACGCCTCGTGAGCGGCGCTCCTACGTATCACCGGTGATACCATCGCGGGATGGGTGACGTGACGATCAGGGACCTGCGCAACCGCGGTCAGATGTCATCGCCCGGGTCTTGCATGGTGACTCGCTCACGGTGACCCGGGACGGTGCCCCGGTGGCCACCCTTGGTCCCGTGCCGCGCGCCGCTCTCTCGGCCCAGGAGCTCATTCGTCGGCGGCGGACGTTGCCGAGGGTCGATGCCGCGGCCCTGCGAGCGGACCTGGACGACGTGCTGGACCCGTCGTTGTGAGCAGGCCAGAGCGGGGAATCCTGGATACCTCGACGCTGATCGACCTGGCCGACCTGGATCCGGTCGAGCTGCCGGAGCAACCGCTCATCACGACGGTGACGCTGGCTGAGTTGTCGGTCGGGCCGCTCGTCGCCCGCTCGTCGTCGGAGCGGGCTGCTCGTCAGGCCCATCTGCAGCAGGCTGAGGCGGACTTCGACCCCCTGCCCCTGGACGCTGGAGCTGCGCGGGCTTTCGGGCGGGTCGCCGCCGACCTGGGACGGGCGGGACGCAAGCCCGCGGCCCGGGCCTACGACGCCCTGATCGCAGCCATCGCCATCGCGCACGACCTTCCGCTCTACTCCCGCAACCCGACAGACTTCGAGGGCATCAAGGAACTTGTTGTTCGACCGCTCGGGAGCTAACCCATAACCCGTGCGGTCGGGTCGTGGTCGACCGGGAAGTTCACCGACGACGCGATGAAGCAGGCCCGCCCCGCCTGCTCGTGCAACTGCGGGAGGAGGTCGACGTGGGCCGGGTCGGCGACCGTCACCTCGGGCCGCAGCAGGACCCGGGTGAAGCGCCCGCCGATCCCGGACTGCTCCATCGTGCCGACCGGGGCGTCCGTGTAGTCCACGACCGTGACCCCGCGCGTCACCGCCACGTGCAGCAGCGACAGCAGGTGGCACTCGCTCAAGGACGCGAGCAGCAGCACCTCGGGGTTCCACCGCCCGGCGTCACCACGGAAGGCGCGGTCCGCGGACAGCTGGAGATCGGGCATACCCTCGCTGCGGGCCACGACCGAGCGGTCGTAGTCGCGGTAGCCGGACGTCCCGGAGCCTCGATTGCCGGTCCAGGTGAGCGCCAGCTCGTAGGTGTGCGTCGCCATGCGCCCAGCCTGGCAGGTCGTCGGTGCCGCTGCTCCTCGGCTCGCGTCGTCGTCCTCACCTCGTTAGCGTCGGGAGCATGAGCGAACAGACGAACATCACCGTCAGCCGCACCATCGACGTGTCCGCCAAGGACGTCTTCGAGGTCCTCACCCTGCCGGACAACCACGTCGCGATCGACGGCTCGGGCTTCGTGCAGTCCGTCGACCACGGCGACCGGATCACCGAGACCGGGCAGGTCTTCACGATGAACATGTCCGGGGACCACATGGGCGGTGACTACCAGACCGACAACCACGTCACGGGCTACGCCAAGGACAAGCTGGTGGCCTGGCAGACCGCGCCGGCCGGCACCGACCCCAAGGGATGGGAGTGGGTGTGGGAGCTCACCCCGCAGGGCCCGGACAGCACCGAGGTGCGGCTGACCTACGACTGGGGCAAGGTGACCGACACCGAACTGCTCAAGAAGGTCAGCTTCCCCCTCGTCGAGGAGGAGCAGCTGGAGACCAGCCTGGGCAACCTCGCTGCCGCCGCCACCGGCTGACCGACATCGACCGACGACCGGGCCCCCGCCGCGGCGGGGGCTCAGTCGTCCCGCGCCAGGGTCAGCAGCGCCTCGGTGCGGGTGCTCGGGCCTTCCCAGGTCAGGAGGGAGATCGCCGTCACCGCGGCGTTGACCCGGGTCCAGGCATACACGTGATCACGGTCCAGGTCGAGCAGCCGGGCCAGTGACCCGGCCCGGTCCCGCATGGCCGCCGGTGACCCCGCGACGACGACGAAGTCCACCAGGTCGAAGCACGGGTCGCCGACGCAGAGCTGGGGGTCGATCGCCACGAGCCCACCGTGCCCACCGTGCCCACCGTCGAGGACGTTGCCCAGGTGCAGGTCACCATGCGCTCGATCATCTCCTCGCACCACGGCGCCAGGGTGGTGGTGACACCCTCGGCGGAGGTGGGGTGCAGGTCCCGCAGCAAGTCAGCCCAGTCCGCCGGGGCCGGGGGCCTGCGCCGGGCACTGTCCAGGGTTGTACCCGGCAGGATGCGCTCCAGCAGCACCGCCCCTCGGGCGCGAGCTCCCATCGCTCCACGAGGTCCTCGACGAGCCGGGGCAGCGCGGCGGCGAAGGCGTCGGCGCAGTGCCGGCCGAACCGGTCCTCCAGCGCAGCACCTGCCCGGATCAGCTGCTCGTCGCCGGTCATCGGGTCACCCGAGGGAGGCTCCCGGAGCATGAGACGATATGCCGGTTCCGGCCCAGCGGCCCGGTCCGCCCTCGTAGCTCAGGGGATAGAGCACCGCTCTCCTAAAGCGGGTGTCGCAGGTTCGAATCCTGCCGGGGGCACGTGCCCGCCACCACCTCGGCCTGGCGGAGGACGTCGTCGAGGGGGAGGGCGGCGTCGATCGTGACGGCCCCCGCCGGGACGTCCTGGCCAGCCGCGTGCAGTCCCAGGATGAAGTCCTGCTCCTCGCGTCGCCCGCCGAACTCGTCAGCGGGTCGTCGCTCGAGACGACCTCGCAGCGTCGCCGCGTCGACGTCGAGGACGAAGACACGGTCGACGACGTCGAGGAATCGGTCATGGTTCCGGGACCCTCCGCAGAAGAACGTGAGGCGCCGGTCCCGCTGCGCGGCGAGCGAACGGACCTCGCTCTCACGCCAGAGATGCTGCTGGTGCGAGGGCGGTCCCGAGACGGGCGCACCGGTCGCCGGATCGCCCTGGTAGGCGAGCTCGGTGTCGCCGTTGAACGCCTGGATCCCACGTCGGCGCAGCTCGCGGCATACCGAGGTCTTGGCGGTGCCCGAGACGCCTTCCACGAGGAAGTTCACGCGGCCCATGCAGCCCGACCGTAGCCGGGTGGGTGGCCGCGAGGCCACGGATTAGCCTGGGCCACCGACCGGGAGGTGTCAGTGGCGCGCAGCCGTGAGGACGAGTGGGAGGAGCGGCTGGCGCTGCCGGTGCTGGTCGCCGCGCTGGCCTCCGTCCCCGCCGTCTTCCTCACCCTCCTGGCCGAGCCCTACTCCACCGTCGGCACGGTCGCGAACTGGCTGGCCGGGGGAGTCCTCGTCGCCGAGACCGTCATCCTCTTCGTCGTGGCGGAGGACCGTCGGGCCTGGCTGCTGCGGCACTGGTGGCTGGTGCTGCTCACGGTCGCGGTCGTCGTGGCCGTGGTCTTCGCGGTCGGCCCGGTCCAGCTGCTGCGGCTGCTCCGGGTCGTCGGCGCGCTGCGCCTGGTGCGCGCCGGGCGCATCCTCAGGGCCGGACGGCTCCTGCAACGGCGATGGGGTCTGACCGGCCGTTGGGAACGGGTCCCGATGATGCTCGCGACCCTCCTCGTGGGCCGGTCTTCGTCGCGGTCATCCTGGCCGATCCCACCTCGCAGAGCCGGGTCCTGCTCTCCCAGGCCCTGGGGAGCACGGCGAGCACGGTGCTGACGATCCTCGCCGGCCTCGTGCTGGGTGTCGCCACCTTCGTCGTCCTGCGCCGACGGCGGCGGGTCGCCGACGTGGTCGGCGAGGACGCGCCGGCGGAGTGAGCCTGACCAGATCAGCCGTCGGCGAGCGGGAGCGTCAGCCGGGTGCGCATGTCGGCGGGGTCCGCCCCCGGCGTCCGCTCGGTGAGGTACTCCTCGTAGAACCAGCCCGCCGGACGCTCGCCCCGGTCGAGCACCCACGTCGTCAGGCGCTCCCAGGACCCGGACAGGTCCTCGTCGTTCCCCGCGTGCACGAGGCGGGCCGCGCTTCCGCCGGGGATCCGGGTCAGCTCCACGCCGTCGGCGGCGAGGACGTCGCCCTCGACCGGGAGGCCGATCCGCAGGTCGACCGTGTCGGAGGGCTGCCGGTCGTACGCCGCGAACGCCGGTCCGGTCGGCGAGGCCCCCGCCGTCTGCAGTGCCGCGGCCATGCTCGCGTCGATCCCGACGGGCGACTGCGACCAGCCGGAGCCGGGCACGTGGCGACCGCCCGTGGACGGCATACCCCTCCTCGTGCGTGAATGGGGCGACCCGAGGAGAGAGGACCGACATGAGCAGCGAGGGGATCAGCGCCGAGGTGCCGCCGAGCGGCACCGGGTGCGTGGAGTGCGCGGACGCCGAGGGCTGGTGGGTGCACCTGCGCCGGTGCGCCGAGTGCGGGCACGTCGGGTGCTGCGACAGCTCGCCGGGCCAGCACGCGAGCGCCCATTTCCGTGAATCCGGGCACCCGGTCGTGCAGAGCTTCGAGCCGGGGGAGGACTGGTTCTGGTCCTACGAGAAGGGCAAGGGTGTGCTCGGCCCGGAGCTCGCGGCCCCGACCAGCCGGCCCGAGGACCAGCCGGCACCCGGCCCCGCCGGTAGGGTCCCGGCGAACTGGCGGCTGCAGATCCACTGACCGCCGCCGGGACCGCTGCTGCGACACTGCCCGGGTGACCGAACGCGCCCTCGACCCCGCCGGGACCGCGCAGCTCCAGTCCCGCACCGTCCTCACCCTCATGGGCAGCCAGACCCTCGGCGGCATCGGGGTGGCCAGCGGCATCGCCGTGGGGGCGATCGTCGCCGCGGACGTCAGCGGTCGGGACGCGCTGTCGGGCCTCGCGACAACGACCCAGGTGCTCGGCGGGGCCCTGTTCACCATCCCGGTCGCGGCGCTCATGGGTCGGCACGGGCGCCGGGCAGGGCTCTCCGCGGCCTACGTCATCGGCGCGCTCGGGGCAGCGCTGGCGATCACCGCCACCGCGACCGGGACCTTCTGGTTGCTGCTCGTCGGCACCACGCTCTTCGGCGCCTCGACGACCGCAGGCAGCCAGGCCCGGTATGCCGCGACCGACCTCGCCGTCCCCGAGCGGCGGGGACGCCAGCTGAGCTGGGTGGTGTGGGCCACGACGATCGGGTCGGTGCTGGGCCCCAACATGGTCGGCCCCGGCAAGGCCGTCGCCGGGGTGCTCGGGCTGCCCCCGCTCGCGGGCGCCTGGGTCTTCTCCGCCGTCGGCTTCGCGCTGGCCGCCGTGGTGCTGCAGCTCGCGCTCCGGCCCGACCCGCTCGTGACCGCCCGCCGGCTCGCCGGCGTCGACACCGACCAGCCGGTCGGCCGGCAGGGGAGCGTGGCCGACGGGCTGCGGCTGATCCGGGCGACCCCGGCCGCGATGTGGGGGACCGTCGCCCTCACGGTCGGACACATCGTCATGGTGGCGGTCATGGTCATGACGCCGCTGCACATGCGGCACGGGCAGGCGGAGATCGAGCTCATCGGCCTGGTCATCAGCCTGCACATCCTCGGCATGTACGGCCTGGCCCCCGTGACCGGACAGCTCACCGACCGGTGGGGTGCCCGCCCGGTGGTGCTCCTCGGGGTCGTCCTGCTCGTCCTGGCCTGCCTGCTCGCCGGGCTCAGCCAGGACGGCTTCTCGGGAGGGCTCACGGCCGGCCTCGTCCTGCTCGGTCTCGGCTGGTCCTGCACCA encodes the following:
- a CDS encoding aminoglycoside phosphotransferase family protein, producing MVRGDDRAHGDLHLGNVLDGGHGGHGGLVAIDPQLCVGDPCFDLVDFVVVAGSPAAMRDRAGSLARLLDLDRDHVYAWTRVNAAVTAISLLTWEGPSTRTEALLTLARDD
- a CDS encoding fluoride efflux transporter FluC, whose protein sequence is MSTGLPALAALVCVALGGASGALLRHLATVSRLGGPGGTLLVNVVGSFLLGVLAGVAEALPAWLFLLLGTGLAGALTTWSALAVHTWRLGQDSWRRGAAYLTLTLGLGVTAAALGLALAWS
- a CDS encoding AAA family ATPase, with protein sequence MRLHRITLRDVRGVAERTVHLPESGVVVVEGPNEVGKTTLLEAFDRLLELKATSRSARAQALQPIGRDVGPFVEAEFTLDGQRLRLAKRWLRSPMTELEVLSGRPEQLTGSAAQQRLEALLRGCLDTTLWEALRLTQSGDGTVQPLVSSGVLREALDTAADAHLHGGDGERVLDLVEEEYLRYFTERTGRPTGAYKAAIAEHARAQTDVAEAHRRLAEAEELLERQAAARTVVDGLVEQVRAARAALTTARAEAAGITSLVAAHEAAASRLGEAGERARTAATDVERRSAQVREVEESARTLGRHERQVGELAEAAQGLLAVLEPAQQAAHRAETDVESAEQRLEQARDDLDGAEQHEQVTRLEGVLAEVERQALLVEEAREALPERAVTPEQVRDVEARVHELEVQRARHEAASPRVVVRALGEAQDVTVRGAGAGHEAVSPGRERSFVATEDLRVEVPGAVEIVVQGAADSTERMAALDRARQDLAAALADAGCDDLDEMRDAAQSAQTAQAAWREARRDLVSLLQVHGAEADLPQVEAGAAPPTLLARLEEARRRLSQLSTDVRERPMADVDAARDAERLAGTRLREAREARRAARARLDERQEEARRTQAELDRLTGRVEGERARHEQARAALAGARESAGDEELAATTALRAAELDEAQDAEITASAALTAADADGVMAALAAAESSATRSQDELEQARARLHTLTGQVELAASEGRQELYDLAVSDLDDAERRVGALDRRARAARHLRTTLHQHRDAAHRAYVRPFTAALERLGRRVYGPTLGVTVDDQLSVVERTLHGTTVPHDQLSGGAKEQLGILARLAVAQLVDPARGVPVVIDDALGWTDPERLEQMSQVLAGDPVGEADVQVVLLTCTPDRYASIPGARTVHLDAS
- a CDS encoding OsmC family protein, with protein sequence MATHTYELALTWTGNRGSGTSGYRDYDRSVVARSEGMPDLQLSADRAFRGDAGRWNPEVLLLASLSECHLLSLLHVAVTRGVTVVDYTDAPVGTMEQSGIGGRFTRVLLRPEVTVADPAHVDLLPQLHEQAGRACFIASSVNFPVDHDPTARVMG
- a CDS encoding MFS transporter → MTERALDPAGTAQLQSRTVLTLMGSQTLGGIGVASGIAVGAIVAADVSGRDALSGLATTTQVLGGALFTIPVAALMGRHGRRAGLSAAYVIGALGAALAITATATGTFWLLLVGTTLFGASTTAGSQARYAATDLAVPERRGRQLSWVVWATTIGSVLGPNMVGPGKAVAGVLGLPPLAGAWVFSAVGFALAAVVLQLALRPDPLVTARRLAGVDTDQPVGRQGSVADGLRLIRATPAAMWGTVALTVGHIVMVAVMVMTPLHMRHGQAEIELIGLVISLHILGMYGLAPVTGQLTDRWGARPVVLLGVVLLVLACLLAGLSQDGFSGGLTAGLVLLGLGWSCTMVAGSGTVAGSVPVGQRASVQGAADLVMGLSAAAGGALAGVVMDLAGYAWLCVLAALAAVGLAAYTRRVVSLRQ
- a CDS encoding GyrI-like domain-containing protein translates to MPSTGGRHVPGSGWSQSPVGIDASMAAALQTAGASPTGPAFAAYDRQPSDTVDLRIGLPVEGDVLAADGVELTRIPGGSAARLVHAGNDEDLSGSWERLTTWVLDRGERPAGWFYEEYLTERTPGADPADMRTRLTLPLADG
- a CDS encoding FluC/FEX family fluoride channel, with protein sequence MSSPTTPARRGAGDAGVLGWVAAGGAVGALLRWALELLTPVGAVLPWSTLLVNVLGSAALAWLLVRDERRPGPVWLRPGVGTGLLGGFTTFSTYAVQVALATGVAPATAAAYLLGTPVLCVVAAALGGGAALRWAR
- a CDS encoding type II toxin-antitoxin system VapC family toxin; protein product: MSRPERGILDTSTLIDLADLDPVELPEQPLITTVTLAELSVGPLVARSSSERAARQAHLQQAEADFDPLPLDAGAARAFGRVAADLGRAGRKPAARAYDALIAAIAIAHDLPLYSRNPTDFEGIKELVVRPLGS
- a CDS encoding metallophosphoesterase family protein — encoded protein: MVRFLHTADWQIGMTRRFLEPEAQSRFTAARTDAIRRLGRVAQQEGCSFVVVSGDVFESNHLTGQTVRRALDALRTVPVPVYLLPGNHDPLDAASVFTSALFLAERPGHVHVLDRAGLHEVGDGVELVAAPWESKHPGRDLVAEALAALPAGAAPEGVTRVLVGHGGGVLVGHGGVDTFDPEWRDHATIATAPLVRALDSGQVHYVALGDRHSRTEVAGRPDLTYAGTPEPTRETEVAPGEVLVVEVDPDAPAGERVRTTPHHVGTWSFTVLDREVDSADDVAALDGELAALTDPDRRVVFLNLRGMLGVAEHARLEQVRQRHRDRLGALVEREQHHDVVVVADDDAAWDELELGGFLGSAVAEIRGTAQQPGTAASPVLATVETDLTGRTAHPFVAGRPDDEQSARDALALLYRLSGSGS
- a CDS encoding UBP-type zinc finger domain-containing protein, which translates into the protein MSSEGISAEVPPSGTGCVECADAEGWWVHLRRCAECGHVGCCDSSPGQHASAHFRESGHPVVQSFEPGEDWFWSYEKGKGVLGPELAAPTSRPEDQPAPGPAGRVPANWRLQIH
- a CDS encoding SRPBCC family protein, with protein sequence MSEQTNITVSRTIDVSAKDVFEVLTLPDNHVAIDGSGFVQSVDHGDRITETGQVFTMNMSGDHMGGDYQTDNHVTGYAKDKLVAWQTAPAGTDPKGWEWVWELTPQGPDSTEVRLTYDWGKVTDTELLKKVSFPLVEEEQLETSLGNLAAAATG